One Microbacterium keratanolyticum DNA window includes the following coding sequences:
- the nadB gene encoding L-aspartate oxidase, producing MNVIVVGAGVAGLTAALHARERGHRVALVVKGALGGGSTPLAQGGVAGWYGPDDSAATHAADTIQAGAGLSDPAAVDVLVSEGTARIAEMLERGVDFDRSPDGALLRGHEAAHAFPRIVHAGGDATGAAISRALVAAVQASDIVVHEHTFLCDLLLGEDSARVRGIRVLTADGEQELLADAVIIATGGAGQLFTRTTNPLDVTGDGIAAALRAGAAVTDLEFVQFHPTILASPGEPFLVSEAVRGEGATLIDDEGRRFAFDAHPDGELAPRDVVARAIARQAAEQHADVRLDATVLSTPDMLAKTLARRFPTIDRVTRERGFDWAREPIPVTPAAHYLMGGIVTDLDGRTSVPGLFAVGEAARTGVHGANRLASNSLLEGAVFGARAAAALDTPAALPQPATVDAPGVHALVDAPPFTRAALQQLMWDHVGLLRTVEGMTHARAMITRWRKTMPLPTTVATHEDANLLLVADATASAALARTSSVGAHHLAPAPALIGL from the coding sequence ATGAACGTGATCGTGGTCGGCGCCGGCGTCGCGGGACTCACCGCAGCGTTGCACGCCCGTGAGCGCGGGCACCGGGTCGCTCTCGTCGTCAAGGGCGCCCTCGGCGGCGGAAGCACCCCCCTCGCCCAGGGCGGCGTCGCCGGCTGGTATGGCCCCGACGACTCAGCTGCGACCCATGCGGCCGACACGATTCAGGCGGGTGCGGGGCTCAGCGACCCTGCCGCGGTCGACGTCCTCGTGAGCGAAGGCACCGCCCGCATCGCGGAGATGCTCGAACGCGGCGTCGACTTCGACCGAAGCCCTGACGGGGCTCTGCTGCGCGGACATGAGGCGGCGCACGCCTTTCCCCGCATTGTGCATGCGGGCGGCGATGCCACGGGCGCCGCGATCTCGCGCGCTCTTGTCGCCGCCGTGCAGGCGAGCGACATCGTCGTGCACGAGCACACCTTCTTGTGCGATCTCCTTCTGGGCGAGGACTCTGCCCGCGTGCGTGGCATCCGCGTCCTGACGGCGGACGGTGAGCAGGAGCTTCTCGCCGATGCGGTGATCATCGCGACCGGCGGCGCCGGTCAGCTCTTCACACGCACCACCAATCCGCTGGATGTCACCGGCGACGGGATCGCGGCGGCACTGCGCGCCGGCGCAGCGGTGACGGATCTCGAGTTCGTGCAGTTCCACCCGACGATCCTCGCTAGCCCTGGAGAGCCGTTCCTCGTGTCAGAGGCCGTGCGCGGCGAGGGAGCGACTCTGATCGACGATGAGGGTCGACGCTTCGCCTTCGACGCTCATCCCGACGGAGAACTCGCACCACGCGACGTCGTCGCCCGGGCGATCGCCCGGCAGGCGGCGGAACAGCACGCTGACGTGCGCCTGGACGCCACCGTACTGAGCACGCCGGACATGCTCGCGAAGACGCTCGCGCGACGCTTTCCGACAATCGACCGCGTCACCCGCGAGCGAGGATTCGACTGGGCTCGCGAGCCGATCCCCGTGACACCCGCTGCCCACTACCTGATGGGCGGCATCGTCACAGATCTCGACGGCCGTACGAGCGTCCCTGGGCTCTTCGCCGTCGGCGAAGCAGCCCGAACGGGCGTGCACGGCGCCAACCGCCTCGCATCGAACTCCCTGCTGGAGGGCGCTGTGTTCGGTGCACGGGCCGCCGCTGCTCTCGACACCCCCGCCGCGCTCCCGCAACCGGCGACCGTGGATGCTCCCGGAGTGCACGCTCTCGTCGATGCCCCGCCGTTCACGCGCGCGGCTCTCCAGCAGCTGATGTGGGATCACGTGGGACTCCTCCGCACCGTCGAGGGCATGACGCACGCGCGAGCGATGATCACCCGCTGGCGGAAGACGATGCCGCTGCCGACGACGGTCGCCACCCACGAAGACGCCAATCTCCTTCTGGTCGCGGATGCCACAGCATCCGCCGCCCTCGCCCGCACCTCTTCGGTGGGCGCTCACCATCTCGCTCCCGCTCCTGCACTGATCGGACTCTGA
- the nadA gene encoding quinolinate synthase NadA, producing MTVSTLTTPALRDPSVDHAIQSIVAGASTDATCSTDLAAGPWDFDTRPGYGPGSSMGDVIPTGAPRQGELPRAYREADEAQLHARIQAARATLGDRLVILGHFYQREEVVRHADYVGDSFQLATAAKEHPNAEAIVFCGVHFMAETADLLSQPEQAVILPNLAAGCSMADMADIDQVEECWEQLAEVLGPLDQVDADGLLPVIPVTYMNSSAAIKGFVGRNGGIVCTSSNAQTVLEWAFARGRRVLFFPDQHLGRNTAKAMGVPLEQMPMWNPRRPFGGNDAEALADSRVILWHGFCSVHRRFTVAQIDQARAEHPGVRVIVHPECPMEVVDAADEAGSTDYIRRAIDAATTPTTFAIGTEINLVRRLAAQYPQHEIFCLDPVVCPCSTMYRIHPGYLAWVLEELVAGRTPNRIQVSADVADPARVALERMLAAKPPVATQDAAPRA from the coding sequence ATGACCGTGAGCACGCTCACCACTCCTGCCCTGCGTGACCCTTCCGTCGACCACGCGATCCAGTCCATCGTCGCCGGGGCATCCACGGATGCCACCTGTTCGACCGATCTGGCCGCGGGGCCCTGGGACTTCGACACCCGCCCCGGCTACGGTCCAGGATCGTCGATGGGCGATGTCATCCCGACCGGGGCACCACGCCAGGGCGAGCTGCCGCGGGCGTACCGCGAAGCCGACGAGGCGCAGCTGCACGCGCGCATCCAGGCGGCGCGCGCGACCCTCGGCGACCGTCTGGTGATCCTCGGTCACTTCTATCAGCGGGAAGAGGTCGTGCGCCACGCCGACTACGTCGGCGACTCGTTCCAGCTCGCGACCGCGGCGAAGGAGCACCCGAACGCCGAGGCGATCGTGTTCTGCGGCGTGCACTTCATGGCGGAGACCGCCGACCTTCTCTCACAGCCCGAGCAGGCTGTGATCCTGCCGAATCTCGCCGCCGGATGCTCCATGGCCGACATGGCCGACATCGACCAGGTCGAGGAGTGCTGGGAGCAGCTCGCTGAGGTGCTCGGCCCCCTCGATCAGGTCGACGCGGATGGCCTGCTTCCCGTCATCCCCGTGACCTACATGAACTCCTCGGCGGCGATCAAGGGTTTCGTGGGGCGCAACGGCGGCATCGTGTGCACGTCCTCCAACGCCCAGACCGTCCTGGAGTGGGCATTCGCACGCGGACGTCGCGTGCTGTTCTTCCCGGACCAGCACCTGGGCCGCAACACCGCGAAGGCCATGGGCGTTCCGCTCGAGCAGATGCCGATGTGGAACCCGCGCCGCCCCTTCGGCGGCAACGACGCCGAGGCGCTGGCGGACTCGCGAGTCATCCTGTGGCACGGCTTCTGCTCGGTGCACCGCCGCTTCACGGTCGCGCAGATCGATCAGGCGCGCGCCGAGCACCCGGGTGTGCGCGTGATCGTGCACCCCGAGTGCCCGATGGAGGTCGTGGATGCGGCAGATGAGGCAGGCTCCACCGACTACATCCGTCGCGCGATCGATGCGGCGACGACGCCGACCACGTTCGCGATCGGCACCGAGATCAATCTGGTCCGACGTCTGGCGGCACAGTACCCGCAGCACGAGATCTTCTGTCTCGACCCGGTCGTCTGCCCCTGTTCGACGATGTATCGGATCCACCCGGGGTATCTCGCCTGGGTGCTGGAAGAACTCGTTGCGGGGCGGACTCCCAACCGGATCCAGGTGAGCGCCGATGTCGCCGATCCGGCGCGCGTCGCCCTGGAGCGGATGCTGGCGGCGAAGCCACCGGTCGCGACGCAGGATGCCGCACCACGCGCATGA
- a CDS encoding NUDIX hydrolase, producing the protein MTKTGNEDSIRVAVSAVTLTLRRESEEESPHIVLPLVRRTREPHLGDWALPGGWLDAQEGLEEAASRTLAETTGLAPSYLEQLYAFGAVDRSPTRTISVVYWALLPSDAVDRQIAAYRAAGHAPENVQWFEVADLPPLAFDHAQIIHYALWRLRNKVGYSRVAHGFLPPEFTLAELRDAYEAILQRRLDPANFRRQVEASGTLIPTDRFRTGSHRPARLYRYNTDVELADRGPLAPEETRTP; encoded by the coding sequence ATGACCAAAACTGGGAACGAGGATTCGATCCGCGTCGCGGTGTCTGCTGTCACCCTGACGCTGCGTCGCGAGTCCGAGGAGGAGTCACCGCACATCGTGCTGCCTCTCGTCCGCCGCACCCGCGAGCCTCATCTCGGCGACTGGGCGCTGCCCGGCGGCTGGCTGGACGCACAGGAGGGCTTGGAGGAAGCCGCATCCCGCACGCTCGCAGAGACCACGGGCCTTGCGCCGAGCTATCTGGAACAGCTCTACGCCTTCGGCGCCGTCGACCGCTCCCCCACGCGGACGATCTCGGTCGTGTACTGGGCACTGCTCCCCTCCGATGCCGTCGACCGGCAGATCGCCGCCTACCGTGCCGCGGGGCATGCGCCGGAGAACGTGCAGTGGTTCGAGGTCGCGGATCTGCCGCCATTGGCGTTCGATCACGCGCAGATCATCCACTACGCGCTGTGGCGTCTGCGTAACAAAGTCGGCTACAGCCGCGTCGCCCATGGGTTCCTGCCCCCGGAATTCACTCTTGCTGAGCTTCGGGATGCCTACGAGGCGATCCTGCAGCGCCGCTTGGATCCGGCGAACTTCCGCCGCCAGGTCGAAGCATCCGGCACTCTCATCCCCACCGACCGCTTCCGCACCGGAAGCCACCGCCCCGCCCGCCTGTACCGCTACAACACCGACGTCGAGCTCGCCGACCGAGGCCCGCTCGCCCCCGAAGAAACAAGGACGCCATGA
- a CDS encoding ABC transporter substrate-binding protein, giving the protein MNRNGKRIALTAIAGASALAMGLTGCAPAAGGNGGEGSSDRALRVWAGSQTPIEANFNPFAPTVLHGALGPVLEPLFFFNKTADSEPVGLIGESYEYNEDGTVITVKIKEGLKWSDGKPLTADDVVFSFTYEANNPTGNGLVSAEATDDTTIVLTYATAQFTTEFQRMGSSYILPKHVWSEITDFATYTNESPVGSGPYVVDKVTKESYTLVANENFRGAADLGVKKVQYIAVDNNQTAQDLLAAGKLDWAGMFIPNPESVTGNGKISWINTPQDPTVLYTCSNAALGCVGEQTDVAVRQALNVAIDRATIKEKAFVGMTGEISPTFALVPRDQKWIADDANEVSPQEADVSGAGAILEAAGYTKDAEGFYGKEGVAIELSLISVDGWTDYNDAAKLIQEQAAEAGIKVNASTVQWQEFSDARQTGQYELIMGGVIGTSVADPFQIYRDWFGGEIVQSTSPVGTEIPAGRWNFSRYSNPTVDAAVQAATSTNDEAEKQALYGTIQTEIVRDLPYIPLVVNATQTFMNTKDFTGWPTEDDLYAFPPSWGAIAAGYILTQLAPAK; this is encoded by the coding sequence ATGAACCGAAACGGCAAGCGCATCGCGCTCACCGCTATCGCGGGAGCATCCGCTCTCGCAATGGGTCTGACCGGCTGTGCCCCGGCCGCCGGTGGCAACGGGGGCGAGGGTTCCAGCGACCGCGCCCTTCGCGTCTGGGCCGGAAGCCAGACCCCGATCGAGGCCAACTTCAACCCGTTCGCACCGACCGTGCTCCACGGCGCACTCGGTCCCGTGCTCGAGCCGCTGTTCTTCTTCAACAAGACGGCTGACTCGGAGCCCGTTGGTCTCATCGGCGAGTCCTACGAGTACAACGAAGACGGCACCGTCATCACCGTCAAGATCAAGGAAGGCCTGAAGTGGTCGGACGGCAAGCCCCTCACGGCTGACGACGTCGTCTTCTCCTTCACTTACGAGGCGAACAACCCCACAGGCAACGGCCTGGTCTCGGCTGAAGCGACAGACGACACCACCATCGTGCTGACCTACGCCACGGCGCAGTTCACGACCGAGTTCCAGCGCATGGGCTCCAGCTACATCCTTCCGAAGCACGTGTGGAGCGAGATCACCGACTTCGCCACGTACACCAACGAGTCGCCCGTCGGCTCGGGTCCGTACGTCGTCGATAAGGTGACCAAGGAGTCCTACACCCTCGTCGCCAACGAGAACTTCCGCGGTGCGGCAGACCTCGGCGTCAAGAAGGTGCAGTACATCGCCGTCGACAACAACCAGACCGCTCAGGACCTCCTGGCCGCGGGCAAGCTCGACTGGGCCGGTATGTTCATCCCGAACCCGGAGTCAGTCACCGGCAACGGCAAGATCTCGTGGATCAACACCCCGCAGGACCCGACCGTCCTCTACACCTGCTCCAACGCGGCTCTCGGCTGCGTCGGCGAGCAGACGGATGTCGCAGTGCGCCAGGCACTCAACGTCGCGATCGATCGCGCCACGATCAAGGAGAAGGCATTCGTCGGCATGACAGGCGAAATCTCCCCGACGTTCGCTCTCGTCCCGCGTGACCAGAAGTGGATCGCGGACGACGCCAACGAGGTCAGCCCGCAGGAGGCTGATGTTTCCGGCGCTGGCGCGATCCTCGAGGCAGCTGGGTACACCAAGGACGCCGAGGGCTTCTACGGCAAGGAGGGCGTCGCCATCGAGCTGTCGCTGATCTCGGTAGACGGTTGGACCGACTACAACGATGCCGCCAAGCTCATCCAGGAGCAGGCTGCGGAGGCCGGCATCAAGGTCAACGCCTCGACGGTTCAGTGGCAGGAGTTCTCGGATGCTCGTCAGACCGGTCAGTACGAGCTGATCATGGGTGGCGTCATCGGCACGTCCGTCGCAGACCCGTTCCAGATCTACCGCGACTGGTTCGGTGGCGAGATCGTCCAGTCGACCAGCCCGGTCGGCACGGAGATCCCGGCAGGGCGCTGGAACTTCAGCCGCTACAGCAACCCCACGGTTGACGCAGCTGTCCAGGCAGCAACCAGCACCAATGACGAGGCCGAGAAGCAGGCCCTCTACGGCACGATCCAGACCGAGATCGTCCGCGACCTGCCCTACATCCCGCTCGTAGTCAACGCGACCCAGACCTTCATGAACACGAAGGACTTCACGGGCTGGCCGACCGAGGATGACCTCTACGCCTTCCCGCCGTCGTGGGGCGCGATTGCGGCAGGATACATCCTGACGCAGCTGGCACCGGCAAAATAA
- a CDS encoding ABC transporter permease, translating into MKFYARRIGFYAVTLWATISLNFLLPRLMPGDPADIMIAKLQRAGGEISETTIRNIKTLLGSDDRSLWEQYLAYWGRMFQGDLGISVTRYPTPVADLIGEALPWTLILVGTATIISFVLGVILGAWAGWKRGTWVDHIIPATTVLQSIPYFWLALILVSVFAVGLGWFPIFGGYDVFEFSDGPEFSWAFIADATRHAILPAITIVISSVGGWLFGMRNMMVSTLAEDYITTAEAKGLRPRRILTTYAARNAAIPSIAGFSITLGFVVAGSIVMEQVFTYPGVGKLMFQAVGASDYALMQGVFLVITLAVLAANFFMDLIYGFIDPRARQNV; encoded by the coding sequence ATGAAGTTCTATGCACGAAGGATCGGGTTCTACGCGGTAACGCTGTGGGCCACGATCTCCCTCAACTTCCTGCTTCCTCGTCTCATGCCCGGTGACCCCGCCGACATCATGATCGCGAAGCTTCAGCGAGCTGGCGGCGAGATCTCTGAGACAACAATCCGCAACATCAAGACCCTTCTGGGATCGGATGACAGATCCCTGTGGGAGCAGTACCTCGCATACTGGGGAAGGATGTTCCAGGGCGACCTGGGCATCTCGGTCACCCGGTACCCGACGCCTGTCGCTGACCTGATTGGAGAAGCGTTGCCGTGGACGCTCATCCTCGTCGGCACGGCCACGATCATCTCGTTCGTCCTCGGTGTCATCCTTGGCGCTTGGGCGGGGTGGAAACGTGGTACTTGGGTTGACCACATCATTCCCGCGACGACCGTCCTCCAATCAATTCCCTACTTCTGGCTGGCACTGATCCTCGTCTCCGTCTTCGCGGTCGGATTGGGCTGGTTCCCGATCTTCGGTGGGTACGATGTCTTCGAATTCTCCGACGGTCCCGAGTTCTCCTGGGCGTTCATCGCAGATGCGACGCGTCACGCCATTCTTCCCGCGATCACGATCGTCATCAGCTCTGTCGGAGGCTGGCTGTTTGGAATGCGCAATATGATGGTTTCCACGCTCGCGGAGGACTACATCACCACAGCCGAGGCCAAGGGGCTGCGCCCCCGCCGGATCCTGACGACCTATGCCGCGCGCAACGCAGCGATCCCCTCGATCGCGGGCTTCTCGATCACCCTTGGGTTCGTGGTCGCCGGCTCCATCGTGATGGAGCAGGTGTTCACATACCCCGGTGTCGGAAAGCTGATGTTCCAGGCGGTTGGCGCCAGCGACTACGCGCTCATGCAGGGTGTCTTCCTCGTGATCACGCTCGCAGTGCTAGCGGCCAACTTCTTCATGGACCTCATCTATGGCTTCATCGACCCGAGGGCACGCCAGAATGTCTGA
- a CDS encoding ABC transporter permease: protein MSDNQSNASNAGSESNATNEPSTSNVILKEPPTTVAPSTVALATQRKPRRGVRALLPSFSAKLAVGTALVSSIVLFAVIAPMFTQNPRNSKNPPLEGPSAEHWLGTTKLGYDVLAQLAHGAQGSLKVGLITGGIAIVLSLVFGVLAGYLGGWREDTLALVTNIMLVIPGLPLVMVIAAFAPVRSLELVSIVLGITAWAGAAYVLRLQTRSLRTRDYVSASRVAGERSWRIILVEIMPNLLPLLASQFLFAIIFAILGEAGLSYLGLGPTDSITWGTVLNDAQSGQALGQGAWWWFVPPGVLIALLGCGLALINFAIDEIINPKLRNAPAAARSVRKATKAGRGVTGAEGSAPASATASHSTGADA, encoded by the coding sequence ATGTCTGACAACCAGAGCAACGCTTCGAACGCTGGCTCGGAGTCCAACGCGACCAACGAGCCCTCCACGTCCAACGTCATCCTCAAAGAGCCGCCGACAACCGTGGCACCCAGCACGGTGGCACTTGCGACGCAGCGCAAACCGCGTCGCGGAGTGCGGGCTCTCTTGCCGTCCTTCTCCGCCAAGCTCGCGGTGGGTACGGCCCTTGTCTCATCGATCGTGCTGTTCGCGGTGATCGCCCCGATGTTCACGCAGAACCCCCGCAATTCGAAGAACCCGCCACTCGAAGGCCCCTCGGCCGAGCACTGGCTCGGCACGACGAAGCTGGGCTACGATGTTCTGGCGCAGCTGGCGCACGGTGCGCAGGGATCGCTGAAGGTCGGTCTCATCACCGGTGGAATCGCGATTGTGCTCTCCCTGGTCTTCGGTGTTCTGGCCGGGTACCTCGGCGGCTGGCGAGAGGACACGCTCGCCCTCGTCACCAACATCATGCTTGTGATTCCTGGTCTTCCGCTCGTGATGGTGATCGCCGCCTTCGCACCCGTCCGTAGCCTCGAGCTCGTCTCTATCGTGCTCGGTATCACCGCATGGGCGGGCGCAGCATACGTGCTCCGGTTGCAGACCCGTTCGCTGCGGACCCGTGACTATGTCTCGGCATCTCGCGTCGCCGGTGAGAGATCCTGGCGGATCATCCTCGTCGAGATCATGCCGAATCTGCTGCCGCTGCTCGCTTCGCAGTTCCTGTTTGCGATCATCTTCGCCATTCTTGGCGAAGCCGGCCTTTCCTACCTCGGCCTCGGCCCTACCGACTCGATCACCTGGGGTACCGTCCTCAACGATGCGCAGTCCGGACAGGCACTCGGCCAAGGAGCATGGTGGTGGTTCGTCCCGCCGGGCGTCCTCATCGCTCTTCTCGGTTGTGGTCTTGCGCTGATCAACTTCGCGATCGACGAGATCATCAACCCCAAGCTGCGCAACGCCCCCGCCGCGGCACGCAGCGTCCGCAAGGCCACGAAGGCTGGCCGTGGCGTGACGGGTGCAGAGGGTTCCGCCCCCGCATCCGCCACCGCATCGCACTCGACCGGAGCCGACGCATGA
- a CDS encoding ABC transporter ATP-binding protein produces the protein MTAEPVLTARNVSIEYEVDPPVKAVRNVSLTLNRGEILGLAGESGCGKTTLAYGLNRLLKAPALMTSGEITFHDRSGADIDIIGLEAEQLRAFRWDKISMVFQGAMNSLNPVISVKDQIFDIFDTHRPGMSKREKKERAEELLQLVGVDPNRLTSFPHELSGGMRQRMMIAMALSLDPQVMIMDEPTTALDVVVQRGIIREIMRLREKLGFAVIFITHDLPMLIEISDRIAVMLQGQIVEQGTAAEIYHTPQHEYTKRLLSSFPSLRGERGDFVRTGSQVSQEQVR, from the coding sequence ATGACCGCCGAACCCGTCCTCACCGCCCGCAACGTCTCCATCGAGTACGAGGTCGACCCGCCCGTCAAGGCCGTGCGCAACGTCTCTCTGACGCTGAACCGTGGCGAGATCCTCGGCCTCGCCGGCGAGTCCGGCTGTGGAAAGACGACCCTGGCCTACGGCCTGAACCGTCTGCTCAAGGCGCCGGCGCTCATGACGAGCGGCGAGATCACCTTCCACGACCGTTCGGGTGCCGACATCGACATCATCGGTCTCGAGGCGGAGCAGCTGCGTGCGTTCCGCTGGGACAAGATCTCCATGGTGTTCCAGGGCGCGATGAACTCGCTCAACCCGGTCATCAGTGTCAAGGATCAGATCTTCGACATCTTCGACACGCACCGTCCCGGCATGTCGAAGCGGGAGAAGAAGGAACGTGCCGAAGAGCTCCTCCAACTGGTCGGTGTCGACCCGAACCGTCTGACGAGCTTCCCGCATGAGCTGTCCGGCGGCATGCGCCAGCGCATGATGATCGCCATGGCGCTCTCGCTCGACCCGCAGGTCATGATCATGGACGAGCCCACCACGGCGCTCGACGTGGTCGTCCAGCGCGGCATCATCCGCGAGATCATGCGACTGCGCGAGAAGCTCGGCTTCGCCGTGATCTTCATCACGCACGACCTTCCGATGCTGATCGAGATCAGCGACCGCATCGCGGTCATGCTGCAGGGTCAGATCGTCGAGCAGGGCACGGCCGCAGAGATCTACCACACCCCCCAGCACGAGTACACCAAGCGCCTGCTCTCGAGCTTCCCGAGCCTCCGCGGTGAGCGCGGCGACTTCGTGCGCACGGGCAGTCAGGTCAGTCAGGAGCAGGTCCGATGA